In Streptomyces sp. NBC_00704, a genomic segment contains:
- a CDS encoding primosomal protein N': MSSENGQGGGGAAGDGAPPEQLALIRESVRRAKTPRAKPRTWRGAALAEELPVARVLVDKGVLHLDRYFDYAVPAELDADAQPGVRVRVRFGAGRGRVRDGRREGGGLIDGFLVERLAVSDYSGPLAALAQVVSPEPVLGPRLLGLARAVADRYAGSLADVLQLAVPPRNARAEQRPSPAPLPPPAAPRAGTWARYEQGGAFLESLASGGAPRAVWNALPGPEWSGELARAVAATLASGRGALVVVPDGRAAARVDAALTALLGEGRHALLTADAGPEKRYREWLAVRRGSVRAVVGTRAAMFAPVQDLGLVALWDDGDDSHSELHAPQPHAREVLLLRAAQDKCAFLMGGWSCTVEGAQLVESGWARPLVAGREAVRRAAPLVRTVGDHDLARDEAARAARLPTLAWQAVREGLRHGPVLVQVPRRGYVPRMACAQCRAAARCRHCSGPLEARDGDAGGALWCAWCGREESAWHCPECGSFRLRAQVVGARRTAEELGRAFPAVPVRTSGREQVLDTVSASPALVVTTPGAEPVAEGGYAAALLLDGWAMLGRPDLRAGEDALRRWIAAAALVRPQEAGGTVVVVAEPTLRPVQALVRWDPVGHAVRELAERAELGFPPVSRMASVSGTAEAVTGFLRAVELPREAELLGPVPVPAAPAGRPRRPGSPPPGEQWERALIRVPPGRGAALAAALKAAQAARMARGGEEAVRVRVDPPDIG; this comes from the coding sequence GTGAGCAGCGAGAACGGGCAGGGGGGCGGTGGGGCGGCCGGGGACGGCGCCCCGCCGGAGCAGCTCGCGCTCATCCGCGAGAGCGTGCGGCGGGCCAAGACGCCCCGGGCCAAGCCCCGGACCTGGCGGGGGGCCGCGCTGGCCGAGGAACTGCCGGTCGCGCGGGTGCTCGTCGACAAGGGCGTCCTGCATCTCGACCGCTACTTCGACTACGCCGTCCCGGCCGAGCTGGACGCGGACGCGCAGCCCGGTGTCCGGGTCCGGGTGCGTTTCGGGGCCGGGCGGGGCCGGGTGCGCGACGGGCGGCGCGAGGGAGGCGGGCTGATCGACGGGTTCCTCGTCGAACGGCTCGCGGTCTCGGACTACTCGGGGCCGCTCGCGGCGCTCGCACAGGTGGTGTCGCCGGAACCGGTGCTCGGGCCGCGGCTCCTCGGGCTGGCGCGGGCCGTCGCCGACCGCTACGCGGGGAGCCTCGCCGACGTGCTGCAACTCGCCGTGCCGCCGCGCAACGCCCGGGCCGAGCAGCGGCCCTCGCCCGCTCCGCTGCCGCCGCCGGCGGCGCCTCGGGCGGGCACCTGGGCCCGGTACGAACAAGGAGGCGCGTTCCTGGAGTCGCTGGCGTCCGGCGGCGCGCCGCGCGCCGTGTGGAACGCGCTGCCCGGGCCCGAGTGGAGCGGGGAACTGGCGCGGGCCGTCGCCGCCACGCTCGCCTCGGGGCGCGGGGCGCTGGTCGTCGTACCGGACGGACGGGCCGCCGCGCGGGTCGACGCGGCGCTGACGGCGTTGCTGGGGGAGGGGCGGCACGCGCTGCTCACCGCGGACGCGGGCCCCGAGAAGCGCTACCGGGAATGGCTGGCGGTGCGACGCGGGTCCGTGCGCGCCGTCGTCGGCACGCGCGCCGCGATGTTCGCGCCGGTCCAGGACCTCGGGCTGGTCGCGCTCTGGGACGACGGGGACGACAGCCACAGTGAGCTGCACGCCCCGCAGCCGCACGCGCGCGAGGTGCTCCTGCTGCGGGCCGCACAGGACAAGTGCGCTTTCCTGATGGGGGGTTGGAGCTGCACCGTGGAGGGCGCCCAGCTCGTCGAGAGCGGGTGGGCGCGGCCGCTGGTCGCCGGACGGGAAGCGGTGCGGCGGGCCGCCCCGCTGGTGCGGACGGTCGGCGACCACGACCTGGCGCGGGACGAGGCGGCGCGGGCCGCCCGGCTGCCCACCCTCGCCTGGCAGGCCGTCCGTGAGGGGCTGCGGCACGGGCCGGTGCTCGTGCAGGTGCCCCGGCGCGGGTACGTGCCGCGGATGGCGTGCGCGCAGTGCCGGGCCGCGGCCCGCTGCCGGCACTGCTCCGGCCCGCTGGAGGCCCGGGACGGGGATGCGGGGGGCGCGCTGTGGTGCGCCTGGTGCGGGCGCGAGGAGAGTGCCTGGCACTGCCCGGAGTGCGGCTCGTTCCGGCTGCGGGCCCAGGTCGTGGGGGCGCGACGGACCGCCGAGGAGCTGGGCCGGGCGTTCCCCGCCGTGCCGGTGCGCACGTCGGGGCGCGAGCAGGTGCTGGACACGGTGTCGGCGTCGCCCGCGCTCGTGGTGACCACGCCCGGCGCGGAACCGGTCGCCGAGGGCGGATACGCGGCCGCCCTGCTGCTGGACGGCTGGGCCATGCTCGGCCGTCCCGATCTGCGGGCCGGGGAGGACGCCCTGCGCCGCTGGATCGCCGCCGCCGCGCTCGTGCGCCCGCAGGAGGCCGGGGGGACTGTGGTCGTCGTCGCCGAGCCGACGCTGCGGCCGGTGCAGGCGCTGGTGCGGTGGGACCCCGTGGGGCACGCGGTGCGCGAACTCGCCGAACGGGCCGAGCTGGGCTTCCCGCCGGTGTCGCGGATGGCGTCGGTCTCGGGGACGGCGGAGGCGGTGACCGGGTTCCTGCGGGCGGTCGAACTACCCCGGGAAGCCGAGCTGTTGGGGCCGGTGCCGGTCCCGGCGGCCCCCGCCGGCCGGCCCCGCCGGCCCGGCTCGCCGCCGCCGGGGGAGCAGTGGGAGCGCGCGCTGATCCGGGTGCCGCCGGGCCGGGGCGCCGCGCTGGCCGCCGCGTTGAAGGCGGCGCAGGCGGCCCGGATGGCCCGCGGCGGCGAGGAGGCGGTGCGGGTCCGGGTCGACCCGCCGGACATCGGATGA
- the metK gene encoding methionine adenosyltransferase: MSRRLFTSESVTEGHPDKIADQISDTILDALLREDPTSRVAVETLITTGLVHVAGEVTTKAYAPIPQLVRDKILEIGYDSSKKGFDGASCGVSVSIGAQSPDIAQGVDTAYENRVEGDEDELDRQGAGDQGLMFGYASDETPTLMPLPIFLAHRLSKRLSDVRKNGTIPYLRPDGKTQVTIEYDGDKAVRLDTVVVSSQHASDIDLESLLTPDIREFVVEPELKALLDDGIKLDTENYRLLVNPTGRFEIGGPMGDAGLTGRKIIIDTYGGFARHGGGAFSGKDPSKVDRSAAYAMRWVAKNVVAAGLAARCEVQVAYAIGKAEPVGLFIETFGTAKIDAEKIEKAIDDVFDLRPAAIIRDLDLLRPIYAQTAAYGHFGRELPDFTWERTDRVDALRKAAGL, from the coding sequence GTGTCCCGTCGCCTGTTCACTTCGGAGTCTGTGACCGAGGGTCACCCCGACAAGATCGCTGACCAGATCAGCGACACCATTCTCGATGCCCTGCTGCGTGAGGACCCGACCTCCCGGGTCGCCGTCGAGACCTTGATCACGACCGGTCTGGTGCACGTCGCCGGCGAGGTCACCACCAAGGCCTACGCCCCGATCCCCCAGCTGGTGCGCGACAAGATCCTCGAAATCGGCTACGACTCCTCGAAGAAGGGCTTCGACGGCGCCTCCTGCGGCGTCTCGGTGTCCATCGGCGCGCAGTCCCCGGACATCGCCCAGGGCGTCGACACCGCGTACGAGAACCGCGTCGAGGGCGACGAGGACGAGCTGGACCGGCAGGGCGCGGGCGACCAGGGCCTGATGTTCGGCTACGCGTCCGACGAGACCCCGACCCTGATGCCGCTGCCGATCTTCCTGGCGCACCGCCTGTCGAAGCGTCTCTCGGACGTCCGCAAGAACGGGACCATCCCCTACCTGCGCCCCGACGGCAAGACCCAGGTCACCATCGAGTACGACGGCGACAAGGCGGTCCGCCTCGACACCGTCGTCGTCTCCTCGCAGCACGCCTCCGACATCGACCTGGAGTCGCTGCTCACCCCCGACATCCGCGAGTTCGTCGTGGAGCCGGAGCTCAAGGCGCTGCTGGACGACGGGATCAAGCTCGACACCGAGAACTACCGTCTGCTGGTCAACCCGACCGGCCGTTTCGAGATCGGCGGCCCCATGGGCGACGCCGGCCTCACCGGCCGCAAGATCATCATCGACACCTACGGCGGCTTCGCCCGCCACGGCGGCGGCGCCTTCTCGGGCAAGGACCCGTCCAAGGTGGACCGCTCGGCGGCCTACGCGATGCGCTGGGTGGCGAAGAACGTCGTCGCGGCGGGTCTCGCGGCCCGCTGCGAGGTCCAGGTCGCCTACGCGATCGGCAAGGCCGAGCCGGTGGGTCTCTTCATCGAGACCTTCGGCACCGCCAAGATCGACGCCGAGAAGATCGAGAAGGCCATCGACGACGTCTTCGACCTCCGCCCGGCGGCGATCATCCGCGACCTCGACCTGCTGCGCCCGATCTACGCCCAGACCGCCGCCTACGGTCACTTCGGCCGTGAGCTGCCCGACTTCACCTGGGAGCGCACGGACCGCGTGGACGCCCTGCGCAAGGCCGCGGGCCTGTAG
- the coaBC gene encoding bifunctional phosphopantothenoylcysteine decarboxylase/phosphopantothenate--cysteine ligase CoaBC encodes MDTPKVVLGVSGGIAAYKACELLRRLTESGHDVRVVPTASALHFVGAATWSALSGHPVSTEVWDDVHEVPHVRIGQQADLVVVAPATADMLAKAAHGLADDLLTNTLLTARCPVVFAPAMHTEMWEHPATQENVATLRRRGAVVIEPAVGRLTGVDTGKGRLPDPGEIFEVCRRVLARGVREPDLTGRHVVVSAGGTREPLDPVRFLGNRSSGKQGYALARTAAARGARVTLVAANTGLPDPAGVDVVQVGTAVQLREAVLKAAADAHAVVMAAAVADFRPETYAAGKIKKKDGKEPDPIVLVRNPDILAELSADRARADQVVVGFAAETDDVLANGRTKLRRKGCDLLVVNEVGERRTFGSEENEALVLGADGSETPVPHGPKEALAEIVWDLVTQRLG; translated from the coding sequence GTGGACACACCGAAGGTCGTTCTGGGGGTCAGCGGCGGCATCGCCGCCTACAAGGCCTGCGAGCTGCTGCGCCGGCTCACGGAGTCCGGGCACGACGTGCGCGTCGTCCCCACCGCCTCCGCGCTGCACTTCGTCGGCGCCGCCACCTGGTCCGCCCTCTCCGGCCACCCGGTCTCCACCGAGGTCTGGGACGACGTCCACGAGGTCCCGCACGTCCGCATCGGCCAGCAGGCCGACCTCGTCGTCGTCGCCCCGGCCACCGCCGACATGCTCGCCAAGGCCGCCCACGGCCTGGCCGACGACCTCCTCACCAACACCCTCCTCACGGCCCGCTGCCCGGTCGTCTTCGCCCCCGCCATGCACACCGAGATGTGGGAGCACCCCGCCACCCAGGAGAACGTGGCGACGCTGCGCCGCCGGGGCGCCGTCGTCATCGAACCGGCCGTCGGGCGGCTCACCGGCGTCGACACGGGCAAGGGCCGCCTGCCCGACCCCGGCGAGATCTTCGAGGTCTGCCGCCGGGTCCTCGCCAGGGGCGTGCGCGAGCCCGACCTGACCGGCCGGCACGTCGTCGTCAGCGCCGGCGGCACCCGCGAACCCCTCGACCCGGTCCGCTTCCTCGGCAACCGCTCCTCCGGCAAGCAGGGCTACGCCCTGGCCCGCACCGCCGCAGCCCGCGGCGCCCGCGTCACCCTGGTCGCGGCGAACACCGGCCTGCCCGACCCGGCGGGCGTCGACGTCGTGCAGGTCGGCACGGCCGTCCAGCTGCGCGAGGCGGTCCTGAAGGCGGCCGCCGACGCGCACGCCGTCGTCATGGCCGCCGCCGTGGCCGATTTCCGGCCGGAGACCTACGCGGCCGGAAAGATCAAAAAGAAGGACGGCAAGGAACCGGACCCGATCGTTCTCGTGCGGAATCCGGACATCCTCGCCGAGCTGTCCGCCGACCGGGCGCGCGCCGATCAGGTGGTCGTCGGCTTCGCCGCCGAGACCGACGACGTCCTGGCCAACGGCCGGACGAAGCTGCGGCGCAAGGGGTGCGACCTGCTGGTGGTGAACGAGGTGGGGGAGCGCAGAACGTTCGGCTCCGAGGAGAACGAGGCGCTCGTGCTGGGCGCCGACGGCAGCGAGACGCCCGTGCCCCACGGGCCCAAGGAGGCCCTGGCCGAAATCGTGTGGGACCTGGTGACGCAGCGACTGGGCTGA